In a single window of the Candidatus Rokuibacteriota bacterium genome:
- a CDS encoding alpha/beta fold hydrolase, with amino-acid sequence MPTAKVNGVSLFYEEVGEGTPLVFVHEFAGEARSWHLQVRFFARRYRTIAYNARGYPPSDVPEDPKAYSQDQAADDIRGLLDALGIRKAHICGLSMGGYATLHFGLRYPERALSLVVAGAGYGSVPGEREKFRRDVEETARRFERDGMKAVAEFYTKGPTRVQFRDKDPAGWQEFYDMFCAQSAKGHALTMRGVQMSRPSVYELEAGMERMTVPTLIVTGDEDEPCLEPAIFMKRKISSSGLVVMPKAGHTVNLEDPDAFNRAVLDFLTAVDASRWPLRNPASVSASAILPPEPARQGAPSR; translated from the coding sequence ATGCCGACAGCGAAGGTCAACGGGGTCAGCCTCTTCTACGAGGAGGTGGGCGAGGGGACGCCGCTCGTCTTCGTCCACGAGTTCGCGGGCGAGGCGCGGAGCTGGCACCTCCAGGTGCGCTTCTTCGCCCGCCGCTACCGCACCATCGCCTACAACGCGCGCGGTTACCCGCCGTCCGACGTGCCCGAGGACCCCAAGGCGTATTCCCAGGACCAGGCCGCGGACGACATCCGCGGCCTGCTCGACGCCCTCGGGATCCGGAAGGCGCACATCTGCGGGCTCAGCATGGGAGGCTACGCGACGCTTCACTTCGGGCTCCGCTATCCCGAGCGCGCGCTGTCTTTGGTGGTCGCTGGCGCGGGCTACGGCAGCGTGCCCGGCGAGCGCGAGAAATTCCGCCGGGACGTCGAGGAGACGGCGCGGCGCTTCGAGCGGGATGGCATGAAGGCGGTGGCCGAGTTCTACACGAAGGGCCCGACGCGCGTGCAGTTCAGAGACAAGGATCCCGCGGGCTGGCAGGAGTTCTACGACATGTTCTGCGCGCAGTCGGCGAAAGGCCACGCGCTCACCATGCGCGGCGTGCAGATGTCACGGCCGTCCGTCTACGAGCTCGAGGCCGGGATGGAGCGCATGACCGTGCCGACGCTCATCGTGACGGGCGACGAGGACGAGCCCTGCCTCGAGCCCGCGATCTTCATGAAGCGCAAGATCAGTTCCTCCGGCCTCGTGGTCATGCCCAAGGCCGGGCACACCGTCAACCTCGAGGACCCCGACGCGTTCAACCGGGCCGTCCTCGATTTCCTGACGGCGGTGGACGCCTCGCGCTGGCCGCTGCGCAATCCGGCTTCGGTCAGCGCCTCGGCCATCCTGCCGCCCGAACCCGCGAGACAAGGAGCGCCGTCACGATGA
- a CDS encoding CoA transferase — protein MSLPLEPYTVIDLTRARSGPTCVRQLADMGAHVIQISAREDTEGDFVRRGFDSLNLHRNKRSLTLDLKSPRGIDIIKRLVAKADVIVENFRPDVKRRLGIDYESLSKLNPRLIYGSISGFGQTGPYRDRPGYDQIAQGMGGLMSVTGLPGQGPVRVGIPVADLTAGIFLAQGILGALIERERSGKGQWVHTSLLEAMVTMLDFQAARWLIDGAIPPQAGNDHPTGIPTGVFKTSDGHINIAASGQQMFRRLCEALGTEPLLEDPRFKTASERSKNRKALTVELEKATSRKTGAELVTLLNVKGVPSGPILNIKETFENEQVQHLGLAVPVKHHALGEMRLQRPPVTLSRTPASVRTAAPDIGEHTDEILGELGFSAEDIAGLRRDKVV, from the coding sequence ATGAGCCTGCCCCTCGAGCCCTACACCGTCATCGACCTCACCCGCGCCCGGTCCGGGCCCACCTGCGTGCGCCAGCTGGCCGACATGGGCGCCCACGTGATCCAGATCTCGGCCCGCGAGGACACCGAGGGCGACTTCGTCCGGCGCGGCTTCGACTCGCTGAACCTCCACCGCAACAAGCGCTCGCTGACGCTCGACCTCAAGTCGCCGCGCGGGATCGACATCATCAAGCGCCTCGTCGCCAAGGCCGACGTGATCGTCGAGAACTTTCGCCCCGACGTCAAGCGCCGGCTCGGCATCGACTACGAGTCGCTGTCGAAGCTGAACCCGCGCCTCATCTACGGCAGCATCTCGGGCTTCGGCCAGACGGGCCCGTACCGCGACCGGCCCGGCTACGACCAGATCGCGCAGGGTATGGGCGGGCTCATGTCGGTGACGGGACTGCCGGGGCAGGGGCCGGTGCGCGTCGGTATCCCCGTCGCGGACCTGACGGCCGGGATCTTCCTGGCCCAGGGCATCCTCGGGGCGCTCATCGAGCGCGAGCGCTCGGGCAAGGGGCAGTGGGTGCACACCTCCCTGCTCGAGGCCATGGTCACCATGCTCGACTTCCAGGCCGCGCGCTGGCTCATCGACGGCGCTATCCCGCCACAGGCCGGTAACGACCACCCGACGGGCATCCCGACCGGCGTGTTCAAGACGTCGGACGGACACATCAACATCGCCGCCTCGGGCCAGCAGATGTTCCGCCGCCTCTGCGAGGCCCTCGGCACCGAGCCGCTGCTGGAGGACCCGCGCTTCAAGACGGCGTCCGAGCGCTCGAAGAACAGGAAGGCGCTGACGGTCGAGCTCGAGAAGGCGACGTCCCGCAAGACCGGCGCCGAGCTGGTTACACTGCTGAACGTCAAGGGGGTGCCCTCGGGTCCGATCCTCAACATCAAGGAGACCTTCGAGAACGAGCAGGTCCAGCACCTGGGGCTCGCGGTGCCCGTCAAGCACCACGCGCTGGGCGAGATGCGTCTCCAGCGGCCGCCCGTCACGCTGTCGCGCACGCCGGCCTCCGTGCGCACGGCGGCCCCTGACATCGGCGAGCACACCGACGAGATCCTGGGTGAGCTCGGCTTCTCCGCCGAGGACATCGCCGGGCTCCGCCGGGACAAGGTGGTGTAG
- a CDS encoding DinB family protein, which yields MAEHFSPAEIADLLESAAAAIHAEVEALPKAVHVWHPEPDEWSINEIIGHLIEAERRGFAGRIKILLASKDPQLEGWDQNEVARGRRDDMKAAAKLVAELERMRGESVTIVRGLKPGELTRGGQHPKVGWLRVEDLLQEWVHHDRNHIKQILSNVQAWAWPHMGNAQKFVGE from the coding sequence ATGGCCGAGCATTTTTCCCCGGCCGAGATCGCCGACCTGCTCGAGAGCGCCGCCGCCGCCATCCACGCGGAGGTCGAGGCGCTGCCGAAGGCGGTCCACGTCTGGCATCCGGAGCCCGACGAGTGGTCGATCAACGAGATCATCGGACACCTGATCGAGGCCGAGCGCCGTGGCTTCGCGGGGCGGATCAAGATTCTCCTCGCCTCGAAGGATCCCCAGCTCGAAGGGTGGGACCAGAACGAGGTCGCGCGGGGACGCCGCGACGACATGAAGGCGGCGGCCAAGCTCGTGGCGGAGCTCGAGCGGATGCGCGGCGAGAGCGTGACGATCGTGCGCGGGCTCAAGCCCGGCGAGCTCACGCGCGGCGGCCAGCACCCCAAGGTGGGCTGGCTGCGCGTGGAAGATCTCCTGCAGGAGTGGGTCCACCACGACCGGAACCACATCAAGCAGATCCTCTCCAACGTGCAGGCCTGGGCCTGGCCGCACATGGGGAACGCGCAGAAGTTCGTGGGCGAGTAA